One window from the genome of Streptococcus parasanguinis encodes:
- a CDS encoding metallophosphoesterase family protein, whose amino-acid sequence MTKIALLSDIHGNTTALEAVLEDSRKAKVDEYWLLGDSLMPGTGRRALLELLEELPITVKVLGNWEDSLWRAMRGMLDETRPSHRYLMRQCQYILEEITPQEIEDMQKMPMQVHREIAGLKIGITHHLPDKNWGRELIHIGEQKDFDRLVTNPSCDIAVYGHIHQQFFRYGTGGELIINPGSIGQPFFLEKNLRKDLRAMYAILEFDQMGLKDVDFRRVNYDVQKELQLAKDLHLPYYQVYYESLVNGIHHTHNHELLHEIEQREGHDREIDAWLEDFFQ is encoded by the coding sequence ATGACTAAAATTGCTTTACTTTCAGATATTCATGGAAATACGACAGCTTTGGAAGCTGTCCTAGAGGATAGTCGAAAAGCCAAGGTGGATGAATATTGGCTCTTGGGAGATAGTTTGATGCCTGGAACAGGTAGACGCGCTCTTTTGGAGCTGTTAGAGGAGCTTCCTATTACGGTGAAAGTCCTTGGAAACTGGGAAGATAGTCTTTGGCGGGCTATGAGGGGGATGTTGGATGAGACCAGACCCAGTCATCGCTACCTCATGCGCCAGTGTCAATATATTCTTGAAGAAATCACGCCCCAGGAAATTGAAGACATGCAGAAAATGCCCATGCAGGTTCATAGAGAAATCGCAGGTTTAAAGATCGGCATTACCCACCACTTACCTGATAAGAATTGGGGTCGCGAATTGATCCATATTGGTGAGCAGAAGGATTTTGATCGTTTGGTGACAAACCCGTCTTGTGATATTGCAGTATACGGACACATTCACCAGCAGTTTTTCCGTTACGGGACAGGAGGAGAACTGATTATCAATCCTGGCTCGATCGGTCAACCTTTCTTTTTGGAAAAGAATCTTCGCAAGGACCTTCGGGCCATGTATGCTATTCTTGAATTTGATCAAATGGGGCTAAAAGATGTAGATTTTAGACGGGTGAACTATGATGTCCAAAAAGAACTGCAACTCGCCAAAGACCTCCATCTTCCTTATTACCAAGTGTATTATGAAAGTTTGGTCAATGGCATTCATCATACCCACAATCATGAGCTACTTCATGAAATTGAGCAGAGAGAAGGTCATGATCGGGAAATCGATGCTTGGCTAGAGGACTTCTTCCAATAG
- a CDS encoding Rrf2 family transcriptional regulator — protein sequence MQISSRFTIGTHVLIMIALQGEKTKVTSDFLAGSVGVNPVIIRKTLSQLKKAGLIHVARGTGGAELAKASDEISLLDIYQAVECLGSTGQLFGFHDNPNPACPIGHNIHNVLDGKLEDIQTAMEKEMSQTTLKDVVEDTQKKMNLESVS from the coding sequence ATGCAAATTTCGAGTCGCTTTACCATTGGGACTCATGTCTTGATCATGATTGCTCTACAAGGAGAAAAAACAAAAGTAACCAGTGATTTTTTGGCAGGAAGTGTCGGTGTGAACCCTGTTATTATTCGAAAGACCTTGTCTCAGTTGAAGAAAGCTGGATTGATCCATGTAGCGCGTGGGACAGGCGGAGCTGAGCTCGCAAAAGCATCCGATGAGATCAGCCTGCTGGATATCTATCAAGCGGTAGAATGCTTAGGTTCGACAGGTCAATTATTTGGTTTTCATGACAATCCAAATCCAGCCTGCCCAATTGGCCACAATATCCACAATGTTTTAGATGGGAAGCTTGAGGACATTCAGACTGCTATGGAAAAAGAAATGTCTCAAACCACTTTAAAAGACGTCGTAGAAGACACGCAGAAAAAAATGAATCTAGAATCGGTTTCATAA
- a CDS encoding M24 family metallopeptidase produces MSKLDQIVDFLETEKTDVAVVSDPVTINYLTGFYSDPHERQLFLFVYTDHEPLLFVPALEVERATAVVDFQVVGYVDSENPWEKIKGAIAKPDAKTVALEYDNLILTKYNGLRTVFEKAEFTNLTPRINRMRLIKSADEIQKMLVAGQYADKAVNMGFDAISLDKTETDIVAEIDFGIKRLGYEMSFETMVLTGNNAANPHGIPGSNKVENDALLLFDLGCMVNGYASDMTRTVAVGKPDDFKKEIYHLTLEAQQAAIDMIKPGVTAHDVDRAARSVIEKAGYGEYFNHRLGHGIGMDVHEFPSIMEGNDMVLEEGMCFSVEPGIYIPGKVGVRIEDCGYVTKDGFGLFTETSKDLLYFD; encoded by the coding sequence ATGTCTAAATTAGATCAAATCGTCGATTTTCTTGAAACTGAAAAAACAGATGTCGCTGTTGTATCCGATCCTGTCACCATCAATTACCTAACTGGATTTTACAGTGATCCCCACGAACGTCAACTCTTCTTGTTCGTTTACACAGACCACGAACCACTTCTCTTCGTTCCTGCCCTTGAAGTGGAACGGGCGACTGCAGTTGTCGATTTCCAAGTGGTTGGCTATGTGGATTCTGAAAACCCTTGGGAAAAGATTAAAGGGGCTATCGCAAAACCAGATGCCAAAACTGTTGCACTTGAATATGATAACTTGATCCTTACCAAATACAATGGCTTGCGCACTGTCTTTGAAAAAGCGGAATTTACTAACTTAACACCACGAATTAACCGGATGCGCTTGATCAAATCTGCTGATGAGATCCAAAAAATGTTGGTGGCTGGTCAATATGCAGATAAGGCTGTCAATATGGGATTCGACGCCATCTCACTGGATAAAACAGAAACTGATATCGTAGCAGAAATCGACTTTGGTATCAAACGCTTGGGTTATGAAATGAGCTTTGAAACCATGGTCTTGACTGGAAATAATGCAGCTAACCCGCACGGAATTCCTGGAAGCAACAAAGTCGAAAACGATGCCCTCTTGCTCTTTGACCTTGGCTGTATGGTGAATGGTTATGCGTCAGATATGACTCGTACAGTTGCAGTTGGAAAACCAGATGATTTCAAAAAAGAAATCTACCACTTGACGTTAGAAGCTCAACAAGCAGCCATTGACATGATCAAACCTGGTGTAACAGCACATGACGTCGACCGTGCTGCACGGAGCGTCATCGAAAAAGCTGGTTATGGTGAGTACTTCAACCACCGCCTCGGACACGGGATCGGAATGGACGTGCATGAATTCCCTTCTATTATGGAAGGAAATGACATGGTACTTGAAGAAGGCATGTGCTTCTCAGTCGAACCAGGAATCTATATTCCAGGTAAAGTCGGTGTCCGTATCGAAGATTGTGGGTACGTCACAAAAGACGGATTTGGACTCTTCACAGAAACCAGCAAAGACTTACTTTACTTTGACTAA
- the ccpA gene encoding catabolite control protein A, translating into MNTDDTVTIYDVAREAGVSMATVSRVVNGNKNVKENTRKKVLEVIERLDYRPNAVARGLASKKTTTVGVVIPNITNSYFSTLAKGIDDIAEMYKYNIVLANSDEDDDKEVSVVNNLFSKQVDGIIFMGYHLTEKIRSEFSRSRTPVVLAGTVDVEHQLPSVNIDYKQATVDAVTQLAKHNKKIAFVSGPLVDDINGKIRLTGYKEALKAKKLSYSEGLVFESKYRYDEGYNLAERIIASKATAAFVTGDELAAGLLNGLSDKGIKVPEDFEIITSDDSQVTRYTRPNLSTIGQPLYDLGAISMRMLTKIMHKEELEEREVLLSHTINQRGTTKK; encoded by the coding sequence ATGAATACAGACGATACAGTAACAATTTATGATGTCGCCCGTGAAGCAGGGGTTTCAATGGCAACCGTTAGTCGTGTAGTAAATGGGAATAAAAACGTTAAAGAAAATACACGTAAAAAAGTTTTAGAAGTGATCGAACGCTTGGATTACCGTCCAAATGCTGTTGCGCGTGGTCTTGCTAGCAAGAAAACAACAACAGTCGGTGTTGTGATTCCAAACATCACGAATAGCTATTTCTCTACATTGGCTAAGGGGATCGATGACATTGCTGAAATGTACAAGTACAATATTGTTCTTGCAAATAGCGATGAAGACGATGACAAAGAAGTTTCAGTTGTAAACAACCTCTTTTCAAAACAAGTGGATGGGATCATTTTCATGGGCTATCATTTGACAGAAAAGATTCGCTCAGAATTTTCACGCTCTCGGACGCCAGTTGTCCTTGCTGGTACAGTGGATGTTGAACACCAATTGCCAAGTGTCAATATTGACTACAAGCAAGCGACTGTGGATGCTGTTACACAGTTGGCAAAACACAACAAGAAAATTGCTTTTGTAAGTGGCCCATTGGTGGATGATATCAATGGAAAAATTCGTTTGACAGGCTACAAAGAAGCTTTAAAAGCGAAAAAATTGAGCTATAGCGAAGGGCTTGTCTTTGAATCCAAGTACCGTTACGATGAAGGTTATAACTTGGCAGAACGCATCATTGCGTCAAAAGCAACAGCTGCCTTTGTAACAGGGGATGAATTGGCTGCAGGGCTCTTGAACGGCTTGTCTGATAAGGGAATCAAGGTACCAGAAGACTTTGAAATTATTACCAGCGATGATTCACAAGTAACTCGTTACACGCGTCCAAATCTATCAACGATTGGCCAACCCTTGTATGACCTTGGTGCGATCAGTATGCGCATGTTGACCAAGATCATGCACAAAGAAGAGTTGGAAGAACGCGAAGTGTTGTTGTCTCATACGATCAACCAACGTGGAACGACCAAAAAATAG
- a CDS encoding glycosyltransferase family 4 protein, with translation MKVLLYLEGKSVLQKSGIGRALQHQMHALDLAGIPYTTDILGDYDVVHINTYGPRSFLLLHAAKRRGKKVIMHGHSTREDFENSFIGSNFFAPLFGKYLAHMYQKADYVITPSEYSKHLIQSYGVTTPIIAVSNGIDLEKYKKDPKKEEVFRKHFNIQEGQKVVICAGLYFKRKGIEDFVEVARRMPDVRFIWLGSINKWIIPRKIRRIVEKDHPSNVEFPGYFKGAVFQGAMTGSDAFFFPSYEETEGIVVLEALASHQHTVLRDIPVYNGWIDETSSELCHNVDEFVDSLNKVLNGQVDKREAGYKVAESRSIDLVAYQLVEAYQTVLEM, from the coding sequence ATGAAAGTTTTACTGTATTTAGAAGGAAAATCCGTCTTACAAAAATCAGGAATTGGTCGAGCCTTGCAGCATCAAATGCATGCGCTTGATTTGGCTGGGATTCCGTATACGACAGATATTTTAGGAGATTATGATGTGGTGCATATCAATACCTATGGCCCACGGAGTTTCCTTTTGCTCCATGCAGCAAAGCGTCGTGGAAAGAAAGTCATCATGCATGGCCATTCAACCCGTGAGGATTTTGAAAATTCATTTATCGGGTCTAACTTTTTTGCGCCCTTGTTTGGGAAGTATTTAGCTCACATGTACCAAAAGGCAGACTATGTGATCACGCCATCTGAGTATTCCAAACACCTGATTCAGTCTTATGGGGTGACTACACCGATTATCGCGGTCTCCAATGGGATTGATTTGGAAAAATACAAGAAGGATCCGAAAAAAGAAGAGGTCTTTCGAAAGCATTTTAATATCCAAGAAGGCCAAAAGGTTGTCATCTGTGCAGGGCTTTATTTTAAACGCAAAGGGATTGAAGATTTCGTAGAAGTGGCCCGTCGCATGCCGGATGTGCGCTTTATTTGGCTAGGTTCTATCAACAAATGGATCATTCCGCGTAAGATTCGTCGTATCGTGGAAAAGGATCATCCGAGTAATGTGGAATTCCCTGGCTACTTCAAGGGAGCGGTCTTCCAAGGGGCCATGACGGGTTCAGATGCTTTCTTCTTCCCATCTTATGAAGAAACAGAAGGAATCGTTGTTTTGGAAGCCTTGGCCAGTCATCAGCACACGGTCTTGCGGGATATTCCAGTATACAATGGCTGGATCGACGAGACGTCTTCTGAATTGTGCCATAATGTAGACGAATTTGTGGATTCCTTGAACAAGGTCTTGAACGGTCAAGTAGACAAGCGGGAGGCGGGCTACAAGGTCGCTGAAAGTCGTTCGATCGACTTAGTGGCTTATCAATTGGTCGAAGCCTATCAAACAGTTTTGGAGATGTAA
- a CDS encoding glycosyltransferase family 4 protein produces the protein MRVGLFTDTYFPQVSGVATSIRTLKTELEKLGHTVFIFTTTDKDVNRYEDWQIIRIPSVPFFAFKDRRVAYRGFSKALAIAKQYQLDIIHTQTEFSLGLLGVWIGRELRIPVIHTYHTQYEDYVRYIARGMVIRPSMVKYIVRSYMNDLDGVICPSEIVYDLLQKYKVKAEKRIIPTGIDLAKFDRPEITPTETATLREKYEVAEDETLLLSLSRVSYEKNIQAVIAALPDVLKVNPKVKLIVAGDGPYLDDLKKQAAKLGISDAVVFTGMIPPNETALYYKAADFFISASTSETQGLTYLESIASGTPIIAHGNPYLNHVIDDPMFGKLFYEESDLAQAILEAIDEMPAIDETKWAEKIDDISAATFGRRVYEFYLDKIISKDFSNDLNPEQSRVKRMSKTIVKIPTKVIALPVNGSVKMMKASVKQVKKIRKITHFFD, from the coding sequence ATGCGTGTAGGGTTATTTACAGATACCTATTTCCCGCAAGTTTCGGGAGTGGCGACCAGTATTCGGACGCTCAAAACAGAATTAGAAAAATTGGGTCACACAGTCTTTATCTTTACGACAACGGATAAAGATGTCAACCGCTATGAAGATTGGCAGATCATTCGGATTCCAAGTGTGCCTTTCTTCGCCTTTAAGGACCGCCGCGTTGCTTATCGTGGATTCTCAAAGGCGCTTGCCATTGCCAAGCAATACCAGTTGGATATTATCCATACCCAGACTGAGTTTTCACTGGGCCTTTTGGGAGTGTGGATTGGACGCGAATTGCGGATTCCAGTCATTCATACCTACCATACCCAGTATGAGGACTATGTCCGCTATATTGCAAGAGGCATGGTCATTCGCCCAAGTATGGTCAAATACATTGTGAGAAGTTATATGAATGATCTGGACGGAGTGATCTGTCCAAGTGAGATCGTCTATGACTTGCTCCAAAAGTACAAGGTCAAGGCAGAAAAACGCATTATTCCGACAGGGATTGATTTGGCCAAGTTTGACCGGCCAGAAATCACTCCGACAGAGACAGCAACCCTTCGTGAAAAATATGAAGTCGCAGAAGATGAAACGCTTTTACTGAGTCTGTCGCGGGTTTCTTATGAAAAGAATATTCAGGCTGTTATTGCGGCTCTTCCTGATGTCCTCAAGGTCAATCCAAAAGTTAAGTTGATCGTTGCTGGAGATGGTCCTTATTTGGATGATTTGAAAAAACAAGCGGCGAAACTGGGGATTTCAGATGCGGTTGTCTTTACAGGGATGATCCCACCAAATGAGACAGCTCTCTACTATAAAGCGGCTGACTTCTTTATTTCAGCTTCAACGAGTGAGACGCAAGGATTGACCTATTTAGAGAGTATTGCAAGTGGTACTCCAATCATCGCTCATGGCAATCCTTATCTCAATCATGTGATTGATGACCCTATGTTTGGAAAGCTCTTTTATGAAGAGAGCGATCTGGCACAAGCGATTCTTGAAGCGATTGACGAGATGCCCGCAATCGATGAGACCAAGTGGGCAGAAAAGATTGATGATATTTCTGCAGCAACCTTTGGCCGTCGGGTCTACGAATTTTACTTGGATAAAATCATCTCTAAAGACTTTTCAAATGATTTAAATCCTGAGCAAAGTCGAGTCAAGCGGATGTCTAAGACCATTGTGAAAATCCCGACCAAGGTGATTGCTCTTCCGGTCAATGGATCTGTGAAGATGATGAAGGCTTCGGTCAAACAAGTGAAGAAAATCCGTAAAATCACACATTTCTTTGATTGA